The window GCCATGCGGTCGAGTCGACCTGCCGGGTCCTGCGCGAGCAGGGCTGCCAGGTCGCCGCGCGGACCTACCGACTCTGGGCGCAGCCAGATCGGCCGATCGCCACTCGGGTCCGGCGCGACGCCGTCGTCGAGGGCACGGTCCGCGAGCTGGCCTGGACCGTCGATGAGCACGGTTGTCGCAGGCTCACCCCGGAGGGTCTGTATGGACGACGGAAGATGACCGCGCTGGTGCGGCGCCGGCTGCCCGATGCGTCTGCGGGGTCGGTGGATCGGGCGATGAGATCCCTTGGCCTGCAAGGGATTCGTCGGTCCAAGGGAGTCCGGACCACGATCCCGGCCAAGGACGGCACGCGGGCCGGTGATCTGCTCAACCGGGACTTCACCGCGACCGCCCCGAACCGGACCTGGGTCATGGACTTCACGTACTGCCGGACCTGGGCCGGCTGGGTCTACGTTGCGTTCGTCGTCGACGTGTTCGCCCAAAAGATCGTTGCCTGGCACGCCGCGAGGGTGCGCGATGCCGATCTGGTGCTGGTCCCTTTGAAGATGGCGATCTGGCAGCGTGGTCGAGAAGGTCACCCGATCGAGCCGGGCGAGTTGATCGGCCACTCCGATGCCGGTCGGCAATACACCGCCATCCGGTTCACCGAGCACCTCGAGCTCGAGGGCGGCCGCCCCTCGATCGGATCGGTCGGCGATGCCTTCGATAATGCGTTGATGGAATGCGTCATCGGCCTGTTCAAGACCGAGTGCATCCGCACCACCGTCTTCCACCCCGGCCCCTACCGGACCATCGCCGACATCGAATTCGCCACCGCCGGCTGGGTCGACTGGTACAACCAGCGACGACTACACAGTAGCCTCGACTACATGACCCCGGCCGAGTTCGAGGCCGCCCACTACGCGACCCTCACCCGAGAGCCGCAACCCGTATAGAAGCGGCAGAGAACCTGGGGCGCTTCAACCTGAAGCCGAGCGATCCCAGCGACCGCCCCGGTCAGATCAAGCGAACCCCGACTCCAGAGCCAATGGTTATGTTGACAGGCTCAACCGTTCACCCCTGCCCCGCCTGGGCGCTCACCGAGCCGGTCAACATAACCCCGAGGTCGACATACCATCGCCCGATCCCTGCTCGAGGCCGGCGGATTCAGACCCCAACTACACTCCAGATTGTGAAGAGCCGGTTCTTCTCCCGGAGCTCCGGCGCATCCACGCCGAGAACTACAGCGTCTACGGGGTGCGGAAGATGCACCATGCGATGCGGCGCGCTGGCTGGGATGTGGGCCAGGTCGCCCGGCTCATGCGAGGAGCTGGCCTTCACGGGGTACGGCGTGGCCGGAAGCCGGTCACCACATACCCCACTCACGTGCCCGATGCCCTCCCGGATCTGGCCGAGCGGCGCTTTACTGCAGAGCAGCCGAACCGCCTGTGGGTCGCTGACATCACCTACGTGCGGATCCTCACCGGATTCTGCTACGTCGCCTTCATCACCGACGTATGCACCCGCAAGATCGTCGGATGGGCCGTCTCTGCGACCCTCCACACCGACGGCCTGCCCCTGCTGGCGCTGGAGCACGCACTGCTGACCAGTGGCGCCGTGCGCAGCCAGAGCGGACTGATCCATCACAGCGACCGAGGAGCCCAATACGTTTCCCTGGCGTACTCTGACGCGCTGATCACTGCCAGGGTCACCGCATCGGTCGGCTCCGCCGGAGACTCCTACGACAACGCCCTGGCCGAGACCGTCAACGGCTTGTTCAAGGCCGAGCTGATCCACTCCCAGCGAATCTGGGAGTCCACCCAGGCGGTCGAGATCGCCACCATGGGCTGGGTCCACTGGTGGAACACCGAGCGTCTGCACGAAGCGCTCGGCTACCGCACCCCGGTGGAAGTCGAAGCGTCCTACACTCACCCCACGACGACCGCGCCCGCGCCCGTCCAACCACGGAACGAAACCCAGGGCGCTTCACCCGGTTGGTGGTGACAGGCACGCCGACGTCCCTGCTTCCCGGCGAGATCCGCTCCTGAATCCGTTCCAGCGGTGAGTGTCGGGGGAGCGCAGAGGGCCACGGCCCTCAGCACTTACTCGGGCGTGGGCCAGCACCCGGTCCGGGCCCGGGCCTTTGGCGGTCAAGTCGTGGGACGGCTGGCGTCGAGCTTGGCCGTGGCCGCCTCGAAGTACTCGGCCTCCACAAGAATCTCGTAGGAGGACGCCTCCAGGCCCTGGACGCTACTGAAGTCCCGGCGCCCGCCGGTGGCCGCGTGGCCCAGCAACCCGAAGATCAGCCCCCACACCGCGCCCAGGAGTACCGCCCACAGGATTACCGACAGCCACCCCACGACCGTGAAAAGACCCAACAGCAAGCCAAT is drawn from Pseudoclavibacter chungangensis and contains these coding sequences:
- a CDS encoding IS3 family transposase (programmed frameshift) — its product is MPKKIDSKVKERCVRMVLEHLPEYPSLTAAAEAVARREGVGKESVRRWVIQAQIDGGQRPGATSEELAEIKELKAKVRRLEEDNEILRRASNFLRGGTRPPQPMIVAFVDEMRAEGHAVESTCRVLREQGCQVAARTYRLWAQPDRPIATRVRRDAVVEGTVRELAWTVDEHGCRRLTPEGLYGRRKMTALVRRRLPDASAGSVDRAMRSLGLQGIRRSKGVRTTIPAKDGTRAGDLLNRDFTATAPNRTWVMDFTYCRTWAGWVYVAFVVDVFAQKIVAWHAARVRDADLVLVPLKMAIWQRGREGHPIEPGELIGHSDAGRQYTAIRFTEHLELEGGRPSIGSVGDAFDNALMECVIGLFKTECIRTTVFHPGPYRTIADIEFATAGWVDWYNQRRLHSSLDYMTPAEFEAAHYATLTREPQPV
- a CDS encoding general stress protein, whose product is MSHPSPLSPTASAHYQVLRTVPSYDEAQRLVDRLSDAGFPVEHVRLVGTDLRLVEQVTGRMTYGKAALYGAASGAWLGLLIGLLLGLFTVVGWLSVILWAVLLGAVWGLIFGLLGHAATGGRRDFSSVQGLEASSYEILVEAEYFEAATAKLDASRPTT